One Fibrobacter sp. UBA4297 DNA window includes the following coding sequences:
- a CDS encoding YfhO family protein has product MNFLNKKPAFFVAMATVFFAILLFVFRDFAFDSSQLMLNSDQLNGIGSRILRTFDVILTEWDDSRLGGVPTIDALFADAYHPLVWTQFIMDPARAVGFKFILTVWVAFMSAMLLAWNLTGNKWWGSLLGFLYAFSPEYFTYIYGGHDGKMMVFAIAPLALLAIRKIVRDGSLPYLIVFALSVTWMILGSHLQLTYLFLWGAGLYTLYEAAFHCNTLAVRGKRVGLAAAALAFGLALSCFQIIPPYLYTTTQSVRGEGEHTNYGHAVSWSFHQEEMAQMLIPGFIGVDVYEQDEKTNDLKSSSLVNITMDEYRKMAEAGSQGSPFYWGHNSFKLDHNNAGALLTFLGFLCLFLPGKRRWASFWGLGAVVALSYGMGDHSPLFKLWYNILPGVKNFRAPGMALFWLPLLLVMMAGPVLKAISDESEDAAKNRRALLHGTAMFVILLLLVVIARFNWTLFISPFGFVVCLAYAAACLGVMSLDDQGKAINVKNFVDAFKSKLPGTSRSVQAAVVIGFAIIGLFLMSGQKLLNDPVTAPYFKPLNEVAMNATASKILPSFILILVVIGASIAVFKWKGSTPAKVGILALVAGIELLTINGAFIQNVPANEYLQPNNGVVAALKAPYKADSINQPRVLSLSRNKALSGNIFPQYHMRNADGFHDNELSSYREFRGGQGNANYLLNINDQSAPHPFLDLMNINAIIFDTQRGTSYMPITTAMGEAYIYGESTTMDDAKAIDALKNGFEYREKVILSEEPQNKGEGGVAQGKAKLVASPKMDTQVYQVESDRAGFMVVAGNYHPYWKATVNGKEAKVYKAFGNLRAVEIPKGKSEVRMEYRSKPFHACLKVSLLAAILLIAFGAYLFVKSKKTKNA; this is encoded by the coding sequence ATGAATTTCCTCAACAAGAAACCTGCATTCTTTGTGGCTATGGCCACAGTTTTCTTTGCGATTTTGCTGTTCGTCTTCCGCGATTTCGCATTCGATTCCAGTCAACTCATGCTCAACAGCGACCAGCTGAACGGCATCGGCAGCCGCATTTTGCGCACGTTCGACGTCATCCTCACGGAATGGGACGATAGCCGCCTTGGCGGTGTCCCGACGATTGACGCACTCTTTGCCGACGCTTACCATCCGCTCGTGTGGACTCAGTTCATCATGGATCCGGCACGCGCCGTCGGTTTCAAGTTCATCTTGACCGTGTGGGTTGCCTTCATGAGCGCGATGCTCCTCGCCTGGAACTTGACCGGCAACAAGTGGTGGGGTTCTCTCCTCGGATTCCTCTACGCATTTTCGCCGGAATATTTCACTTACATTTACGGTGGTCACGATGGAAAGATGATGGTCTTTGCGATTGCCCCGTTGGCACTCCTTGCCATCCGTAAAATCGTCCGCGACGGAAGCCTCCCCTACCTCATCGTCTTTGCGCTGAGCGTCACCTGGATGATTCTAGGGAGCCACTTGCAGCTCACGTATCTCTTCTTGTGGGGTGCAGGGCTTTACACGCTCTACGAAGCCGCATTCCATTGCAACACGCTTGCTGTACGCGGTAAACGCGTCGGGCTTGCAGCCGCAGCACTCGCCTTTGGACTTGCCCTCAGCTGTTTCCAGATTATCCCGCCTTACCTCTACACTACAACACAGTCCGTTCGCGGTGAAGGAGAACACACCAATTACGGTCACGCCGTAAGCTGGTCCTTCCATCAGGAAGAAATGGCGCAAATGCTCATTCCGGGATTCATCGGAGTCGATGTCTACGAACAGGACGAAAAGACAAACGATTTGAAGAGCAGTTCCTTGGTCAACATCACCATGGACGAATACCGCAAGATGGCCGAAGCCGGCAGTCAAGGCAGCCCGTTCTACTGGGGCCACAACAGCTTCAAGCTCGACCACAACAATGCGGGCGCACTCCTCACGTTCCTCGGATTCCTCTGCTTGTTCCTCCCGGGCAAGCGCCGCTGGGCAAGTTTCTGGGGACTCGGAGCCGTCGTCGCTTTGAGCTACGGCATGGGCGATCATTCCCCGCTCTTCAAGCTCTGGTACAATATTCTGCCGGGCGTCAAGAACTTCCGCGCTCCGGGTATGGCACTATTCTGGCTCCCGCTCTTGCTCGTAATGATGGCAGGCCCCGTACTCAAGGCCATCTCTGATGAAAGCGAAGATGCCGCCAAGAACCGTCGCGCCCTGTTGCACGGAACCGCGATGTTCGTCATTCTGCTTTTGCTCGTCGTGATTGCACGTTTCAACTGGACACTCTTTATCAGCCCGTTCGGATTTGTCGTCTGCCTCGCCTACGCAGCAGCATGCCTCGGTGTGATGAGCCTCGATGATCAAGGCAAAGCAATTAACGTCAAGAACTTTGTCGATGCATTCAAGTCCAAGCTTCCGGGAACTTCTAGAAGCGTCCAGGCAGCCGTCGTTATCGGATTTGCAATCATCGGGCTCTTCCTCATGAGCGGACAAAAGCTCTTGAACGACCCAGTGACCGCCCCGTACTTCAAACCGCTGAACGAAGTCGCGATGAACGCCACCGCCTCAAAGATTCTCCCGAGCTTCATCTTGATTCTCGTTGTGATTGGCGCAAGCATCGCCGTGTTCAAATGGAAAGGGAGCACACCCGCCAAGGTCGGAATCCTCGCCCTTGTCGCTGGCATCGAACTTTTGACCATCAATGGCGCATTTATCCAAAACGTTCCCGCCAATGAATACCTGCAGCCAAACAATGGCGTTGTTGCGGCACTTAAGGCTCCATACAAAGCAGACTCCATCAACCAACCACGCGTGCTTTCGCTCTCCCGCAACAAGGCTCTCAGCGGAAACATCTTCCCGCAATACCACATGCGCAATGCAGACGGTTTCCACGACAACGAGCTCTCAAGCTATCGCGAGTTCCGTGGCGGTCAAGGCAATGCGAACTATCTCTTGAACATCAACGACCAAAGCGCACCGCACCCGTTCCTTGACTTGATGAACATCAACGCCATCATCTTCGACACGCAGCGCGGAACAAGCTACATGCCGATTACAACCGCCATGGGCGAAGCCTACATCTACGGTGAATCCACCACGATGGATGATGCCAAAGCCATTGACGCGCTCAAGAACGGCTTTGAATACCGCGAAAAAGTCATCCTCTCCGAAGAACCGCAAAACAAGGGCGAAGGCGGAGTCGCACAGGGCAAGGCAAAGCTCGTTGCAAGCCCGAAGATGGACACGCAAGTGTATCAGGTCGAAAGCGACCGTGCAGGCTTTATGGTCGTCGCAGGCAACTACCACCCCTACTGGAAAGCGACAGTCAACGGCAAGGAAGCCAAGGTCTACAAGGCATTCGGCAACCTCCGCGCAGTCGAAATCCCGAAGGGCAAGTCCGAGGTCCGCATGGAATACCGCAGTAAGCCATTCCACGCCTGCCTCAAGGTGAGCCTGCTTGCAGCAATTCTGCTCATCGCCTTCGGCGCATACCTCTTCGTGAAAAGCAAGAAAACGAAGAACGCATAA